The window AGGAAGGCCGCCAAATATCATCCAACCAAGTCCAATTGTAAATAGATCctatattattacaaaaagtAACAAGGTCAACAGAAATAGAAGTAGGGCATTAACGTATGAGGAAATCTAATTAAGTATGAACAACAAAATGAGAAAGGGAAACAAAAGAGAAGCTGTGGAAGTACTACCTTCAGATTACCACATATTGTTTGTGTCACTGCTGAATTTAGAGTGGTGTTCAGAAATATACTATAGTTCAAGAAGAAAGCCAATGTGCATGAGCAAAACATCACCACCTGACCataaaaaagagttttaagagtaaatatattttactacAAAAGGTCTATATGCTTGACAACGAGAAGCAaactagtttttcttttccaacaaTATGTGGAGTGGGAGGATCGAACGTCAAACTCCAGAATCATGAGTTGTGCTCATGTTAGcccaaactaatttttttcattaaataaaattgtcagTGCGGATATTTATAGAGCCAATAAAGATATTTGTGTAGCAAACACGACTTACTAGAAATCCAGGTGAAAAAAGATGAGGAAAGCTAATAGTTGCCTCCAAGTCACCCCGTATAAATGTCCAGAATAGTAGAACTGGAGCGCATAATACTCCTACATTGGAttcacaaaggaaaaaaatgtcagtAGAAGGATACAATTACCTGATTGTGTAACCGGGACAGTgggaaaaaccaaaaaaatcaaattttactaaGAATCAGTTAGCTCACCGTTGCACCACATGAGGCCAAAGCTATTAAGACCACTAGATTTTCCTAAGATAgggaattgaagaaaaaatattcagCTACACAAACAAAGATGTTTCTCCATCCAAAAGTCCTTAACggaggaaaataaaatgaaataaaataaatgaagagaGGAATACATGGagtagaagagaaaagaagtcAAACTACCAATGCGAGAAATAGTTGCAAGGTAGATTGCTGTGGTGATGTTGGACATGAAAACAATAGAATATCCATATACGTCAAAGGACAAATCGCGAGCTCCAGCAATAAATGCACCAAGAACTATCAAACCAACACTGATAAAATTCTTTAAACTTTCAGTTGAATTATGAAATCAGATCCATTTCCACCgaaataaaatatctaagttaatgaaataaatcaaGCAAGGGGAAAAACAACTGTCCCTGGCAACAAACtcaaatgaagaagataaGGGGGAATAAGGGTTTTGACTGTGCAATTCTAGACACCAGAAGCGTGAATCCCTTGACTAAAAGCTAACAGAGAGTGATGGAAAAGAAATTCTGATGAAaccatctatttcttttttatttcaaaaatccaaaattctcAGAGAAAATTAGGCCGGAGACGTTAGACAACCCTCACTAGAAGATCACCTCATAGTACATctagaattttcaaaagaacaGCAGAtcgtgaagttgaagaaaaggcAAGGAGATGCGCGTAGCAGCTGCAGATCTTACCTTCCAACAACTGAGTATGTATACTTTTGTCCTGCCAGAAGATATTCTACAACCATTGTGAAAACAACAGTGGTTCGCCTGAGGGTAGTGTACATGGGAACATTTACTCCACGAACAGACTCCATAGTAGCTAGCTTTCAGGAAGAAATATTGGAGTTTGTACACATCAATAATGTATGAAAGGGATAAAGCATCTACCGATTCTCataaatacttcaaatttaCCATGTAAAGCAAATATGTCCCTGCAAGAGGACTGGTTTGCCTCAATGTCTTCATTGGAACCATTGAAGTAGCATTATCAGAAAAGGAATCACCCACCGTAAAAGATATGATTTTCCAGCGTCTCAATGCATATAGAAAAGAACATGAACATACCATCTGCACaacaaataaggaaaaaatttgtctttaacaaaaaaacaatgtcTCAACAACCAATTGTTATTGGTGAAAGAAACACGAAACAAGTGACCATAACCATGCCATAATTAAGCAGTGAACATTTAAAGATCGTGgcaataaaaaatgatatcaaTCAGTACAAAATATCGGAACTGGATAAAAAGGACATAAGGAATAATAGCACATAACGTAGCAGTTTCACTATCCTTGACACCTAATATATTCTAtagaagcaaaagaaaaacatataccAGTCTAATACTACATTCTACGGACAATGCTCTAAATGTCCAGAACTATAAGATAAAGACAATTGCGTATACCATTCTCTCTAAAACAACAATGATTTTCCAAATCCAAGTATTTCACTAACAAGAGTTGATCAAACTTCAGAGAGATAACCAAGTAAGACATTTACCTGAACGAGTGTAACAACGTTTGCACTTGGAAAATTATAAGAAGATAGCGCTGCTTTGTTGAACAAAACCAACAGCACTGCACAAATGATAAGAAACCTCTAGTAAGACAAAATTGAACAATAATCAACATCATAAAGTTGGCTCCCAATCATCAATCAAACAGACTACAGAACACCATCAACTGTACAGAAAGCCGAACAGAAAAACTAATTCATTCTTCAATACTAATTCTTCAACGGATCATAATCAGTAACAAAACTGTACATCAAGCAACTCAAAACAGAGGATATCACAAACGTTGAATCAATTACTCAACACGAACACAAATCATGccaaattcttcaaaaacagtAACACAAGTAGAAAAACATCCTCATCGGAAAACTTAATTCTCAAAAAACAATATGCGTAAAAAAAAGCAAACACTGCGGAAATAGATCTGAACAGCAATTGGAAAGCCACAGGAACCAAACACCGGATTCAGATACGATTACGCGTACCTGCACAAGCCATGTAAGAGAGAGCAGCATAGGCTCCTCGTTTGGTCATGGAGGATCCTCTAAAGAGCTTCTCATCGCCTCTGATCAATCGTTCTTTCTCTTCAGTGCCGTGAGGAGGATCCGACACCGGCAGCATCAAATTCTTCTCGGAATTCGACGGCTTCAATGACATCGTTGAGCTTGCCTTCGCTGTGAATAGTAGAAATGGATTAGGAATTGAGATTCGGGAGCAGAACACGACGATATGGAGCGCGAAAACCGTTTGGGAGACGCCAGGTTAAGGGAGGCCAATGGAGAAACAGAAAGAACCGATTCTTGAATCGGTGAGTTGTCAAACGCGGTTGTTGAGTTGACTCGCTCGCTCCgtttgaattttcttctttttgtaatttggcCGTCGTTACCGTATTCGAACCGGTTTagctttcaaaaaattaaGCATTTATTATTAcacaaaattaagaattatcacaaattttaaaattttaatttactttaataaactttgggttattaatttaaacctcGGTCAcaattattatatcaatttaaacctaaacttttataaaccatataattttatagatttaaatTCTGTTCTATCTTGTTCTATTTTGATTCTCAAacttaacttttgaaaattttattgattctttgtaagaatatttatatacaattgtgtagagtttattttgatgggttgttcttattttattttatttagttattttaccGGAGGATGctcattttaaaagtttgaggattaaaacaaagatttttaaaaatttagagatcaAAATATAACCAGatataaagtttatgaatcaaaattatatttaaacctCATTTATActctattttgtttgaaagtaGGGTgttaactatttagttttttttcattaaacttATAGATTATTACACGTGAATcgatttcaaatattaaaattgtcaATGTATCGATTCTTATATGTTGGTAGACTTCTTCAAATACTAACTTCTAAAAAATGGATTACAATAATTGtaaatggaaaatttgaaaagaaaaattatttgggAGTATAAATTGATATGATCATGTGAGgttaaatatttagtttatgatataaaatcatatttataaaaaaaattaattacaccGTATGAAAAGTCTTAGGGTTCTCTCTCACCTATTCTGATATGgagagaaaatttgagaatatcTATAACCAGATAAATATTATCTCTCTAGAAGACAAGACTTTATACGatcaatatttatgaaaaatatgttgATCAGTATATCAACCAGAAAGATTGAGACAACAAACCCAAATTTCTTTCAAAGGACGAATTCATAGCTAGGGTCAACCAAAAGGTTAAGGAAGCTAGTATTCGTGTTAACGAACCACTCACTTGGAAGACTACTAccgaaaaaaatattctttcaaattattctcTAGAGGAAGAAGCCTCTTTTCTGCATCCTAAGATGCCACGTGCTGCAATCATCTCTTCACCATACAAAACAattgatgaaaagaaaactgaGATTGTTGGTGTtagagagataaaaaaaatatccaataGCAGCTCAATTATTTCAACAAGGTCTTGACCAGTTTATCAAGATCTATGGAATAAATGAGACCTaaataatggagaaaaaattTGGCACCTCCAAACTGACCAGGATTACCTAAGATTGATCCTAATCGACCAATCATGCAACCAAATTCTCTTGTCATCAAGCTAAAGGGATCAAACACATGTGAGCTCTTAGAAGAAATAAACCAAAAGCTCTAAGAGGCGTCTATTTCAAAGGATGACCAAGAAACGTCATCTAGAAAGGAAACTAGTAACATTGGAATG of the Cucumis sativus cultivar 9930 chromosome 3, Cucumber_9930_V3, whole genome shotgun sequence genome contains:
- the LOC101208375 gene encoding UDP-N-acetylglucosamine transporter UGNT1, which gives rise to MSLKPSNSEKNLMLPVSDPPHGTEEKERLIRGDEKLFRGSSMTKRGAYAALSYMACAVLLVLFNKAALSSYNFPSANVVTLVQMVCSCSFLYALRRWKIISFTVGDSFSDNATSMVPMKTLRQTSPLAGTYLLYMLATMESVRGVNVPMYTTLRRTTVVFTMVVEYLLAGQKYTYSVVGSVGLIVLGAFIAGARDLSFDVYGYSIVFMSNITTAIYLATISRIGKSSGLNSFGLMWCNGVLCAPVLLFWTFIRGDLEATISFPHLFSPGFLVVMFCSCTLAFFLNYSIFLNTTLNSAVTQTICGNLKDLFTIGLGWMIFGGLPFDLLNVIGQLLGFIGSGLYAYYKLIGK